From Algoriphagus sp. NG3, the proteins below share one genomic window:
- a CDS encoding DUF6515 family protein, producing the protein MKAYKKQLLTLSLGLLAMLFLPEMAEAQRMRGAAAGHGGARPTTTRQSPSHMANRTASRPAQTRHPSSRPAVSKASNSSSRPTLNGGSSRVTKKTANNSRVISVKDNKIGNNSGNRTNVGNRVNIDNSKNVNVNINNRNNINVRNNRNVGYRPPYRPYPRPPYVWGGYRFSCFRPYYYHPYTPFYWGPMWHPWGFFIATLATTAIIVSVENQQYHYDQGVFYEESDGGYVVVEAPQGATVEVIPSDAQTVEVSPTVNNYYYGGTYYQMENGEYTVVPPPAGAIVDKLPEGAEEVKVGDQTYVKYGDTYYLPVQVDGENAYEIAQVEEGD; encoded by the coding sequence ATGAAAGCTTATAAGAAACAACTGTTAACATTGTCGCTAGGGCTACTGGCGATGCTTTTTTTACCAGAAATGGCCGAAGCTCAAAGAATGAGAGGAGCAGCGGCAGGGCATGGAGGAGCCAGGCCTACCACAACCCGACAATCCCCCTCTCATATGGCTAACAGGACAGCTTCCCGGCCTGCCCAGACTAGACATCCTAGTAGCCGTCCTGCAGTCAGCAAAGCCTCTAATTCAAGTTCCAGACCCACACTCAATGGAGGATCTTCCAGAGTCACTAAAAAGACGGCTAATAACAGTAGGGTTATAAGTGTGAAGGATAATAAAATCGGGAATAACTCCGGAAACAGAACGAATGTAGGTAACAGGGTAAATATTGACAACAGCAAGAATGTAAATGTCAATATCAATAATAGAAACAATATCAACGTAAGAAATAATCGAAATGTAGGTTACAGACCTCCATATCGTCCATATCCGAGACCTCCATATGTATGGGGTGGATATAGATTTTCTTGCTTTAGACCTTACTATTATCATCCCTATACTCCATTCTACTGGGGGCCTATGTGGCATCCTTGGGGTTTCTTCATAGCTACCCTGGCTACCACTGCCATTATAGTTTCAGTGGAAAACCAGCAATACCACTATGACCAAGGGGTGTTTTATGAAGAGTCTGATGGAGGCTATGTAGTGGTGGAAGCTCCTCAGGGTGCTACGGTGGAAGTAATACCAAGTGATGCCCAGACTGTAGAAGTGAGTCCTACTGTCAATAATTATTATTATGGCGGGACCTATTATCAAATGGAAAACGGTGAATATACCGTAGTGCCTCCTCCGGCCGGAGCTATTGTGGATAAGCTACCTGAAGGAGCAGAAGAAGTGAAAGTAGGGGATCAAACTTATGTAAAGTACGGAGATACCTATTACCTGCCAGTGCAAGTAGATGGGGAAAATGCCTACGAAATAGCACAAGTGGAAGAAGGTGATTGA
- a CDS encoding DUF2092 domain-containing protein yields MIKKIWLVGLLGVASHFSQAQETKIDTTALMILDKMGAVFGDLSAVGFTSKVAKDVAYTDNFFIKEFSSSKVRFVGPDKFSVRVSGEKKEDLYTYNGSQVIYYSFENNIYTVADAPDNLIETIDWLYQDLGVELTTADIFYPTFSRDFVEEMDYIEFLGVTHLNGERVFHIGAANENVTIQFWISDDGYYLPMKSLITYLDGIQSRQHETDFSGWELNSAYPVSMFEFLPPPGARQITWISKDKD; encoded by the coding sequence ATGATCAAAAAAATTTGGTTAGTAGGATTGCTGGGCGTTGCGAGTCATTTTTCGCAGGCACAAGAAACGAAAATTGACACCACGGCATTGATGATCTTGGATAAGATGGGGGCTGTTTTCGGTGATTTAAGCGCTGTGGGATTTACCTCTAAGGTGGCTAAGGATGTGGCATATACTGATAATTTTTTTATCAAAGAATTCAGTTCTAGCAAAGTTAGATTTGTAGGTCCGGATAAATTCTCTGTGCGGGTTTCCGGGGAGAAGAAGGAAGATTTGTATACCTATAATGGATCTCAGGTTATTTATTATTCTTTTGAGAATAATATCTACACCGTGGCAGATGCTCCGGACAATCTTATAGAAACTATAGATTGGTTGTATCAGGATCTGGGAGTGGAGCTTACCACTGCGGACATATTTTATCCTACATTTTCTAGGGACTTCGTAGAAGAGATGGATTACATTGAGTTTTTGGGAGTTACTCACCTTAATGGAGAGCGAGTGTTTCATATTGGTGCTGCTAATGAGAATGTCACCATTCAATTTTGGATTTCAGATGATGGGTACTACTTGCCTATGAAGTCTTTAATCACGTATCTGGATGGTATCCAATCTAGGCAACATGAAACTGATTTTTCGGGGTGGGAGCTAAACAGTGCTTATCCTGTATCAATGTTTGAATTTTTGCCACCTCCTGGAGCAAGGCAGATTACATGGATATCTAAAGATAAGGACTAA
- a CDS encoding PAS domain-containing protein, producing the protein MDNYDAIQALSHLGVVSEYFLQVTLDKSGRVISSDSGLGPIPTFYDHKEKPKYFTDCFAAANWGKYESQRMKAWKNSHQSFTVDLQKIAHPQGELMDTRWEFFFITEDFGTCMGIGHPVTQPLPYNLGLGDFFDSTSKEGKEIIDSILENKLLGFWEFDLTKKGDTISQGLGQMLGYTHDELAAATPISWQKHIHVDDFPFLLQDLRSHFKTTGNIPFKKEFRINQKNNQTIWALGFGKTIEWSATGHPTKVLGCILDISDRKKQEIWLKEHHYFLKELAFEQSHTLRARVANILGILEIMDSEPQNDESKRLLKLIKNETMLLDQSLKKSIRESVQKNKSLESNLVGEEETE; encoded by the coding sequence ATGGATAATTATGATGCTATTCAGGCCTTAAGTCATCTTGGAGTTGTATCCGAATATTTCCTTCAGGTGACATTGGATAAATCTGGACGTGTCATCTCATCTGATTCTGGCCTAGGACCTATTCCCACTTTCTATGATCACAAAGAAAAGCCTAAATATTTTACCGACTGCTTTGCAGCAGCTAACTGGGGAAAGTACGAAAGCCAGAGAATGAAGGCCTGGAAGAACTCCCATCAATCCTTTACTGTCGATCTTCAAAAAATAGCCCATCCGCAAGGAGAATTAATGGATACCAGATGGGAGTTTTTTTTTATAACAGAAGACTTTGGTACATGTATGGGAATAGGCCACCCCGTCACACAGCCCCTGCCCTACAATCTGGGACTAGGAGATTTTTTTGACAGTACTTCCAAAGAGGGAAAGGAAATTATCGACAGCATACTAGAAAACAAGCTCCTTGGTTTCTGGGAATTTGACCTAACTAAAAAAGGAGATACAATAAGCCAGGGCTTAGGACAAATGCTCGGCTACACCCATGATGAGCTTGCTGCTGCAACACCAATTTCCTGGCAGAAACATATACATGTAGATGATTTCCCTTTCCTATTGCAAGACCTGAGAAGCCACTTTAAGACTACAGGAAACATCCCTTTCAAAAAAGAGTTCAGGATAAATCAAAAGAACAACCAAACGATCTGGGCTTTGGGATTCGGCAAAACGATAGAATGGTCAGCCACAGGACATCCTACTAAAGTACTTGGATGTATCCTGGATATATCGGACCGAAAAAAGCAAGAAATATGGCTAAAAGAACATCATTACTTTTTGAAAGAACTTGCCTTTGAGCAGTCCCATACACTAAGAGCCCGAGTGGCCAATATTCTGGGTATTCTAGAAATCATGGATAGTGAACCTCAAAACGATGAATCCAAGCGGCTGTTGAAGTTGATCAAGAATGAAACTATGTTATTGGACCAATCTCTCAAGAAAAGCATCAGAGAATCTGTTCAGAAAAACAAATCACTGGAAAGCAATCTAGTAGGTGAGGAAGAAACTGAATAA
- a CDS encoding SDR family oxidoreductase produces the protein MILAEGMLKPGALKGKNILVTGGGTGLGRSMGAYFLQLGANLVITSRKLDVLEETAKKMMDENGGNVIPLACDVREIDEVEAMWKAAIGQLGQIHVVLNNAAGNFISPTERLSTNAFNTILDIVLKGASQVTLTAGKHWIAQKQAGIFLNIVTTYAWTGSGYVVPSAAAKAGVLALTRSLAVEWAKYGIRSNAIAPGPFPTEGAWSRLLPGDMVKKFDPAKKIPVGRVGEHQELANLAAYLVSDYSSFVNGEVMTIDGGEWLKGAGEFNNLDQIPEAMWDMMEASRGKKA, from the coding sequence ATGATTTTAGCAGAAGGAATGCTTAAGCCTGGAGCACTCAAAGGGAAAAATATATTGGTAACCGGAGGTGGGACAGGACTTGGGAGATCAATGGGGGCTTATTTCTTGCAGTTGGGAGCCAACCTGGTGATTACTTCCCGCAAGCTGGATGTGCTGGAAGAAACAGCCAAGAAAATGATGGATGAAAATGGGGGAAATGTAATTCCCTTGGCGTGTGATGTAAGGGAGATCGATGAGGTGGAAGCTATGTGGAAGGCTGCAATAGGGCAGCTGGGACAAATCCATGTCGTATTAAACAATGCCGCCGGAAATTTCATAAGTCCTACTGAACGTCTTTCTACAAATGCTTTTAACACCATTCTGGATATTGTCCTGAAGGGGGCCTCTCAGGTCACCCTTACTGCAGGTAAGCACTGGATTGCACAAAAACAGGCTGGGATATTCCTGAATATTGTAACTACTTATGCGTGGACAGGATCAGGTTATGTGGTGCCCTCCGCTGCTGCCAAAGCGGGAGTTCTGGCATTGACCCGTTCCTTGGCTGTGGAATGGGCTAAATACGGTATCCGCTCCAATGCTATAGCACCGGGGCCGTTCCCGACCGAAGGAGCCTGGAGTAGGTTGTTGCCCGGGGATATGGTCAAAAAATTTGATCCGGCTAAAAAAATACCAGTTGGAAGAGTAGGAGAACACCAGGAGCTTGCTAACCTAGCTGCTTATCTTGTGTCGGATTATTCATCCTTTGTCAATGGGGAAGTGATGACCATAGATGGTGGAGAGTGGCTAAAAGGAGCAGGTGAGTTCAATAACCTGGATCAGATCCCTGAAGCTATGTGGGATATGATGGAGGCCTCCAGAGGAAAAAAAGCATGA
- the ahcY gene encoding adenosylhomocysteinase, with translation MSETKSEKFIQYKVKDISLAEWGRKEIKLAESEMPGLMALREEYGSSQPLKGARIAGCLHMTIQTAVLIETLVALGAEVTWSSCNIFSTQDHAAAAIAAAGISVYAWKGLNEKDFDWCIEQTLFFGEDRKPLNMILDDGGDLTNMVLDQYPELVAGIKGLSEETTTGVHRLYERMKNGTLPMPAINVNDSVTKSKFDNKYGCKESLVDAIRRATDVMMAGKVAVVGGYGDVGKGSAASLRGAGARVIVTEIDPICALQAAMDGFAVKKMTDAVKEADIVVTATGNKNIITEEHFRSMRDKTIVCNIGHFDNEIDMAWLNGTYGNTKVEIKPQVDLYNIDGNEIIVLAEGRLVNLGCATGHPSFVMSNSFTNQTLAQLELWNNTDQYQPGVYVLPKHLDEKVAALHLAKLGVELEVLSQDQAEYIGVTVEGPFKPDYYRY, from the coding sequence ATGTCAGAAACTAAATCTGAAAAATTTATTCAATACAAGGTTAAAGATATATCCTTGGCAGAGTGGGGTAGAAAAGAAATCAAACTGGCTGAATCGGAAATGCCTGGTTTGATGGCTTTAAGAGAAGAGTACGGATCTTCTCAGCCACTTAAAGGTGCAAGAATCGCAGGGTGCCTTCACATGACTATACAGACGGCCGTTTTGATCGAAACCTTGGTCGCTTTGGGTGCAGAGGTTACTTGGTCATCTTGTAATATTTTTTCTACCCAGGATCATGCTGCGGCTGCTATAGCCGCAGCCGGTATATCAGTTTATGCCTGGAAGGGATTGAATGAGAAAGATTTTGACTGGTGTATCGAGCAGACCTTGTTTTTTGGGGAAGATAGGAAGCCTTTGAATATGATCCTAGATGATGGTGGTGACCTAACTAATATGGTTTTGGATCAATATCCGGAATTGGTTGCCGGGATCAAAGGTCTGTCGGAAGAGACTACAACGGGGGTTCACAGACTTTATGAAAGAATGAAAAATGGCACACTTCCTATGCCTGCTATCAATGTGAATGATTCGGTGACGAAGTCAAAATTCGATAATAAATACGGCTGTAAGGAATCATTGGTAGATGCTATCAGAAGAGCCACTGACGTAATGATGGCCGGTAAAGTGGCTGTAGTAGGAGGATACGGTGATGTGGGCAAAGGTTCGGCTGCCTCATTGAGAGGAGCTGGGGCTAGGGTTATAGTCACTGAAATCGATCCAATCTGTGCGCTTCAGGCCGCTATGGACGGCTTTGCTGTGAAGAAAATGACTGATGCGGTGAAGGAAGCTGATATTGTAGTAACAGCTACCGGCAATAAAAATATCATCACGGAGGAGCACTTCAGATCCATGAGAGACAAGACTATCGTCTGTAACATCGGTCACTTCGACAATGAAATAGACATGGCTTGGCTAAACGGAACTTATGGTAATACTAAAGTTGAGATCAAACCTCAAGTGGATCTCTATAATATAGATGGAAATGAGATCATCGTATTGGCAGAGGGCCGATTGGTGAACTTGGGCTGTGCCACTGGACACCCGTCTTTCGTGATGTCCAACTCATTTACTAACCAAACTTTGGCACAACTCGAGCTCTGGAACAATACTGACCAGTACCAACCTGGCGTGTATGTATTGCCTAAGCACCTGGACGAGAAAGTTGCGGCTTTGCACTTAGCCAAACTGGGTGTGGAACTGGAAGTGTTGTCCCAGGATCAAGCTGAATACATTGGAGTAACTGTAGAAGGCCCATTCAAACCTGACTATTACAGATACTAA
- a CDS encoding biotin--[acetyl-CoA-carboxylase] ligase has protein sequence MYKILANTIFLGKDVHFLPECHSTNDNALHLVRLGKAKEGSVVICNQQTKGRGQRGNVWESEPGQNLTFSLVLSPGFVDISEQFYLNMAVSNSIRKLLGDYLPHLEVKWPNDLIVPGYGKIGGILIENTFSGKEWEYSIVGVGININQLHFGTSHAASLHSITGSRFDLKELFRLLVKQMELGYIQLKKGKFDEIKSEYIHYLYRRDDWASYLAEGEQFSGKIVGITTEGKLEMKLTNGENVAFGMKEVTFL, from the coding sequence ATGTATAAAATTCTTGCCAATACGATTTTTTTAGGGAAAGATGTACATTTTCTGCCAGAGTGTCATTCCACTAATGACAATGCCTTGCATCTGGTCAGGCTAGGGAAAGCTAAAGAAGGGAGTGTCGTCATCTGTAACCAGCAGACTAAAGGGAGGGGACAACGGGGAAATGTGTGGGAGTCGGAGCCGGGACAAAACCTCACTTTTTCTTTGGTGCTGAGTCCAGGTTTTGTGGACATTTCAGAGCAATTTTACCTCAACATGGCTGTTTCTAACAGTATTAGGAAGCTTCTTGGGGATTATCTACCGCATTTGGAAGTCAAATGGCCCAATGATCTCATTGTTCCAGGATATGGGAAAATAGGTGGAATATTGATTGAAAACACTTTTTCTGGAAAAGAATGGGAATATTCCATTGTGGGCGTAGGTATCAATATAAACCAACTTCATTTTGGAACAAGTCATGCCGCATCCCTTCATTCGATTACCGGAAGTCGGTTTGACCTGAAGGAATTGTTTCGATTGTTGGTCAAACAGATGGAACTGGGCTATATACAGCTAAAAAAAGGGAAATTTGATGAAATTAAATCCGAATATATCCATTACTTGTATAGAAGAGATGACTGGGCTTCTTATTTAGCCGAAGGAGAACAATTTTCGGGAAAAATTGTTGGAATTACTACGGAAGGAAAGCTTGAAATGAAATTGACAAATGGGGAAAATGTCGCCTTCGGGATGAAAGAGGTGACATTTCTGTAA
- the rsfS gene encoding ribosome silencing factor, whose translation MTAEELSKVIIKGMEEKKASDIVLMDLRHIKNTVTDFFVICSGNSDSQLDAIADSIEEEVIKTGEGNPWKSEGKSGRQWILVDYVNVVAHIFLKDKRAFYGLEDLWGDAKVTRVG comes from the coding sequence ATGACAGCAGAAGAGCTGAGCAAAGTAATCATTAAAGGAATGGAGGAAAAAAAAGCTTCTGACATTGTCTTGATGGATTTACGACATATAAAAAACACAGTCACGGATTTTTTTGTTATTTGCTCAGGAAATTCGGATTCTCAACTTGATGCCATCGCAGATTCAATAGAAGAGGAAGTGATTAAAACAGGGGAAGGAAACCCATGGAAAAGCGAAGGAAAAAGTGGCAGACAGTGGATTTTAGTAGATTATGTGAACGTTGTAGCACATATTTTCCTTAAAGATAAAAGAGCATTTTATGGATTGGAAGACCTTTGGGGAGACGCTAAAGTCACCAGGGTTGGATAA
- the ftsH gene encoding ATP-dependent zinc metalloprotease FtsH, whose amino-acid sequence MSDTPNKNKKFVPKTPQKPNFPKFQLWLIIAAVAVLLGLTWVQNRNAVVDITQKRFEDMYLAGDVSKVTMVKNMERVDVTLKSTALSTEKYKTELESNSTFFNPQGPHYSFQVASVDKFANDFDTLKEQVPQEDRIELSVATEENWSSYFGSFGFLILLFVLFWFMMRRMAGPSGPGGQIFNVGKSKAQLFDAENKVKITFDNVAGLDEAKEEVQEIVEFLKNPGKFTKLGGKIPKGALLVGPPGTGKTLLAKAVAGEAGVPFFTLSGSDFVEMFVGVGAARVRDLFKQAKEKAPCIIFIDEIDAIGRSRGKGQMPGSNDERENTLNSLLVEMDGFGTDTGVIVVAATNRPDVLDSALLRPGRFDRQISIDKPDINGREAIFKVHLKPIKTADDVDPKKCAAQTPGFAGAEIANVCNEAALIAARRNKTAVDMQDFQDAVDRVIGGLEKKNKIISPEEKKIVAFHEAGHAVAGWFLEHADPLVKVSIVPRGVAALGYAQYLPKEQFLYQTEQLMDEMCMTLGGRAAEEIIFKKISTGALSDLERVTKMAYSIVSIYGMNDKIGNVSFYDSKGDGYKMTKPYSETTAEVIDEEVRKLIQSAYDRTKELLTHRIKELEILAKELLEKEILFQADLERLIGKRPFDKETTYQAFTNKKEVTKDPDLPSKASEEGSDSAGPLKDPIPEPNSDNRIL is encoded by the coding sequence ATGAGCGATACTCCGAATAAAAACAAAAAATTTGTACCCAAGACACCTCAAAAGCCAAATTTCCCTAAATTCCAACTTTGGCTGATCATCGCTGCTGTAGCCGTTCTGCTTGGACTCACTTGGGTTCAAAATCGAAATGCCGTAGTTGATATTACCCAAAAGAGATTTGAAGACATGTATCTGGCTGGGGACGTGTCTAAAGTGACCATGGTAAAAAACATGGAGCGAGTGGATGTCACCTTGAAATCTACGGCTCTGTCCACCGAAAAGTATAAAACAGAGCTTGAATCTAATTCCACTTTTTTCAATCCTCAAGGCCCTCATTACTCCTTTCAGGTAGCTTCTGTAGATAAATTCGCCAATGATTTTGATACATTAAAAGAGCAAGTCCCACAGGAAGACAGGATAGAGTTATCTGTGGCCACTGAAGAAAATTGGAGTAGTTATTTTGGCAGTTTTGGTTTCTTGATTCTTCTTTTTGTGCTCTTCTGGTTTATGATGAGACGTATGGCTGGCCCTTCAGGCCCAGGTGGGCAGATATTCAACGTAGGAAAATCCAAAGCACAGCTATTCGATGCAGAAAACAAAGTAAAAATCACCTTTGACAATGTGGCAGGACTTGATGAAGCAAAAGAAGAAGTTCAGGAGATAGTTGAATTCCTGAAAAACCCAGGAAAATTCACCAAACTTGGTGGTAAAATCCCTAAGGGAGCTTTGCTGGTAGGCCCTCCAGGTACAGGTAAAACCTTGCTTGCAAAAGCTGTAGCTGGTGAAGCCGGCGTGCCATTCTTCACACTGTCAGGATCTGATTTTGTGGAAATGTTTGTCGGTGTAGGTGCTGCACGTGTCAGGGATTTGTTTAAGCAAGCCAAGGAAAAAGCTCCTTGCATCATCTTTATAGATGAGATCGATGCCATAGGCCGATCAAGAGGCAAAGGACAGATGCCAGGCTCCAATGACGAAAGAGAAAACACGCTCAACTCTTTATTGGTGGAAATGGACGGATTTGGAACTGACACTGGTGTAATCGTAGTAGCAGCTACCAACAGACCGGATGTCCTGGACAGTGCATTGCTCAGACCGGGACGTTTTGACAGGCAGATATCCATAGACAAGCCGGATATCAATGGGCGTGAAGCAATTTTCAAAGTTCACCTTAAGCCGATCAAAACAGCAGATGATGTAGATCCAAAAAAATGTGCTGCCCAGACGCCCGGCTTTGCCGGAGCAGAGATCGCAAATGTTTGTAATGAAGCTGCCTTAATTGCTGCCAGACGTAATAAAACAGCCGTAGATATGCAGGATTTCCAGGATGCGGTAGATCGGGTGATTGGTGGACTGGAAAAGAAAAACAAGATCATCTCTCCTGAAGAAAAGAAAATCGTTGCCTTCCATGAAGCAGGCCATGCGGTGGCGGGCTGGTTCTTGGAGCATGCAGATCCACTAGTCAAAGTAAGTATAGTACCGCGGGGAGTGGCTGCTTTGGGCTATGCCCAATACCTTCCAAAAGAGCAGTTCCTTTATCAAACCGAACAGCTAATGGACGAGATGTGTATGACCTTAGGAGGCCGGGCTGCTGAGGAGATTATTTTCAAGAAAATATCCACAGGTGCCCTGAGTGACCTGGAGCGGGTGACGAAAATGGCCTATTCCATTGTCTCTATATATGGAATGAACGATAAAATAGGAAATGTCTCCTTCTACGACTCCAAAGGAGATGGTTACAAAATGACCAAACCTTACTCGGAAACTACAGCCGAAGTCATTGATGAGGAAGTTAGAAAGCTGATACAATCAGCATATGACCGCACCAAAGAGTTGCTGACGCACCGGATCAAAGAGTTGGAAATTTTGGCGAAAGAGCTTTTAGAGAAGGAAATTCTCTTCCAGGCTGATCTGGAACGTCTGATAGGCAAAAGACCTTTTGACAAGGAAACCACCTATCAAGCTTTCACCAATAAGAAAGAGGTGACCAAGGATCCTGACTTACCTTCTAAAGCCAGTGAAGAGGGCTCTGATTCTGCAGGCCCTTTAAAAGACCCCATACCGGAGCCAAATTCAGATAATCGAATCTTATAA
- a CDS encoding UDP-2,3-diacylglucosamine diphosphatase — translation MLSTPLDFPLHGKKLYFASDFHLGAPNESESKIREQRIIRWLDYIAEDAAAIFLVGDIFDFWFEYGQVIPKGFIPFISKINQLRDRGIPIIFFTGNHDLWMGDYFTNELGIPVYTHPIELKVEGKSILVGHGDGLGPGDSSYKFLKKVFTNPLAQWLFRWFHPDLGIKLAKSWSGHSRITNMEKEENHFLGEGEWLWTYCKEIEEKKHHDFYIFGHRHLPLELNVGSGSTYFNLGEWVTQNTYLSFDVKEAKLLTFEE, via the coding sequence ATGCTATCGACCCCATTGGATTTTCCGCTGCATGGAAAAAAGCTGTACTTCGCATCTGACTTTCACCTGGGAGCACCGAATGAATCCGAGAGTAAAATCCGGGAACAACGGATCATCCGCTGGCTGGATTATATTGCAGAAGATGCAGCAGCCATCTTTCTTGTAGGGGATATTTTTGATTTTTGGTTTGAATATGGGCAGGTTATCCCCAAGGGCTTTATTCCATTTATCTCCAAAATCAACCAATTGAGAGACCGTGGGATCCCTATCATCTTTTTTACCGGAAACCATGATTTATGGATGGGGGATTATTTTACCAATGAACTGGGAATCCCGGTTTATACCCACCCCATCGAATTAAAGGTTGAGGGAAAATCTATCCTTGTAGGCCACGGTGATGGCTTGGGGCCGGGAGACAGTTCTTATAAATTTCTGAAAAAGGTATTTACCAACCCCCTAGCCCAGTGGTTATTCCGCTGGTTTCACCCTGATCTGGGGATCAAGCTCGCCAAGAGCTGGTCTGGTCATAGCCGTATTACCAACATGGAGAAAGAAGAAAATCATTTTCTAGGTGAGGGTGAATGGCTTTGGACCTATTGCAAGGAAATTGAAGAAAAGAAGCATCACGATTTCTATATTTTTGGGCACAGACATCTTCCGCTTGAGCTCAATGTAGGGTCTGGTTCTACCTATTTTAACTTGGGAGAATGGGTCACCCAAAACACCTACCTATCATTTGACGTAAAGGAAGCCAAACTCCTTACCTTCGAAGAATGA
- a CDS encoding peptidylprolyl isomerase yields MQAKKGDAVQVHYTGKLEDGSVFDTSANREPLGFTLGDGNMIKGFDTAVDGMELGEKVTVTIPAAEAYGERRDDMIIDVPIEQVPADIKPEIGMQLTLQGGNGQPMPVIVTDLDEKKITLDANHQLAGKDLIFDIELVKVN; encoded by the coding sequence ATGCAAGCTAAAAAAGGAGATGCAGTTCAAGTGCATTATACCGGTAAATTAGAAGATGGAAGCGTATTTGATACCTCAGCAAATCGTGAGCCGCTAGGATTTACCTTAGGCGATGGAAATATGATCAAAGGATTTGATACGGCAGTGGATGGAATGGAGCTAGGCGAAAAGGTGACAGTTACGATCCCTGCCGCAGAGGCCTATGGTGAGCGCAGGGACGATATGATAATCGATGTGCCCATCGAGCAGGTTCCTGCTGATATCAAGCCTGAGATAGGGATGCAACTGACCTTGCAAGGCGGCAATGGTCAGCCTATGCCAGTGATCGTGACTGATCTGGATGAGAAGAAAATCACATTGGATGCTAACCATCAGTTGGCCGGTAAAGATTTGATCTTTGATATAGAACTGGTTAAAGTCAATTAA